The Prunus dulcis chromosome 5, ALMONDv2, whole genome shotgun sequence genomic sequence CCCAAAAAACCAGGGCTTcgtagaaaagaaaagcccaCCATTCTTTCTTTTCGATACATCAACGCTTTTTAGCGGGAATGAAGAAATCTCTGGACGCAAAAGCAGAGGAAGCTTCATTTTCAGCAAAAccatgaatgaagaaactcaTCGTACACCAACCTATCAGAGCCTTACTGCGTCAAGGTCTCTACCCAGAAGCCCTCCAAGCCTCCACATCAACCTCACCTCTCAATCCATTTCTCACAAACCAAACCTACGCTCTTTTTCTTAAGTCGGGTCACCGCCTCGACCCCTTCCTCGCCTCAGCTGTCATTTCCCAATTTGCCAAATTGGGTCTCTTTTATCACGCCCTTCAGTTCCTCAACGACACCCCTGACCCGGATACAGTCTCTTACAACGCCCTCATTGCTGGGTTGGCCCGCTCCGGCCCACCCGGACCCGTTTTCGATCTCTTTGATCGGTTGAGGCATGTGGGTCTCAGGCCTGATGCTTTTACATTGAGTTCTTTGGTGAAGGCTTGTGATGGTTTGGAAGAGAATGAGATTGCCCATGGGGTTTGTTTGAGGTTGGGGCTTGGCTATGGAGGTTTTGTGGTTAGTGGGTTGGTTGAGAATTATATGAGGAATGGGGATGTTCGGTCGGCTGAGAAGTGTTTTAGGGAGTGTTTGGTTGTGGACAATGTGGTTTGGACTGCTATGGTTTCTGGGTATGTTTGGAGTTGTGAGTTTGAAAAGGGTAGGGAGGCTTTTGTGGAGATGAGCGGTTTGGGTTTGGAATTGAATGAGTTTAGCTTGACTGCTGTGCTTAGTGCATTGTTTGATGAGAAAGAGGGGGAACAGGTTCATGGGGTTGGTgtcaaaatgggatttttacGGGGGTGTTCAGTTCATTTGAGTAATGCAATTATGAATATGTATTCTAGGTGTGGGAATAAGCAGAATGCCGCAAAGGTTTTCGATGAAATTACTGACCCAGATGTTGTTTCTTGGACTGAAAGGATAGGAGCTGCTTCTGATGGTGTGGAAGCTTTAGAACTGTTCAAAATTTTGCACTCTGGGGATTTGAAGGTAAATGAATATACAATTATAAATGTATTGTCAGCCATTGTAGGGCTGGGGATGTTAAATCCCGGTAAGCAAATCCAAGCACTTTGTCAGAAGCTGGGGTATTTATGGGTGGTTTCTGTTGGCAATGTGTTAATATCCATGTATGGGAAGTGTGAGCAGATTGGTGATGCTAGGTCCATATTTGATGATATGGTTTGCCGAGATTCTGTCTCATGGAATTCTTTGATTGCTGGATATTCTGAGAATGGACTTGTTACTCAGGCTTTGGAGGTACTTCGTTGCATGCGTGATATCTCATTACAGCCTAATGGGTATACTGTGGCTAGCCT encodes the following:
- the LOC117627036 gene encoding pentatricopeptide repeat-containing protein At2g13600-like: MKKLIVHQPIRALLRQGLYPEALQASTSTSPLNPFLTNQTYALFLKSGHRLDPFLASAVISQFAKLGLFYHALQFLNDTPDPDTVSYNALIAGLARSGPPGPVFDLFDRLRHVGLRPDAFTLSSLVKACDGLEENEIAHGVCLRLGLGYGGFVVSGLVENYMRNGDVRSAEKCFRECLVVDNVVWTAMVSGYVWSCEFEKGREAFVEMSGLGLELNEFSLTAVLSALFDEKEGEQVHGVGVKMGFLRGCSVHLSNAIMNMYSRCGNKQNAAKVFDEITDPDVVSWTERIGAASDGVEALELFKILHSGDLKVNEYTIINVLSAIVGLGMLNPGKQIQALCQKLGYLWVVSVGNVLISMYGKCEQIGDARSIFDDMVCRDSVSWNSLIAGYSENGLVTQALEVLRCMRDISLQPNGYTVASLLEVASNLNSPRLAMQIHSHVIKIGFMVDDRVVACLIVTYGKCNWIDESKRIFYDINKINLVLLNAMATSFVRSGCHADAINLFHISRGLKLEVDSSTFSTVLKACGAITELEQGRVIHSLALKTGFDQGSFVESAIIDVYCKCGSIGDAEKVFRHASTNNLASWNAMVMGYAQHGFHDEVSELFNKMSKFGVKPDHITYLGVLTSCCHAGLVKEAFSYLNSMFERDELMPHIEHYASVVDLLSRLGLLEEAKRTIDQMPICPDAHIWQILLSACNIHKNMDMGRVAAQKLLELEPDNESAYILLSNLYASAGMWSAVGKVRKEMKEKIVYKEPGSSWLQVGGLLHYFLADDKSHRDSKEIHTELIRLYRQMSVTSKLENDSPNLMIYDL